The proteins below come from a single Rhodococcus sp. WMMA185 genomic window:
- a CDS encoding PhoH family protein, whose translation MSEQNQIDEAFGATRPSERTVRSSIELPSDAVPPLLGSSDENLRALERVLDADIHVRGNTVTLTGKAGDVALAERVIAELGAIVRRGQPLGSDAVRRTVGMLTQGVSESPAEVLTLDILSRRGKTIRPKTLNQKRYVDAIDAHTIVFGVGPAGTGKTYLAMAKAVQALQTKQVSRIILTRPAVEAGERLGFLPGTLHEKIDPYLRPLHDALHDMMDAEAIPKLMQSGVIEVAPLAYMRGRTLNDAFIILDEAQNTTAEQMKMFLTRLGFGSKVVVTGDATQVDLPGGSRSGLRAATEILGGIDDIFFAELNSSDVIRHRLVSDIVDAYERFEANRDEKVEFGNRAQRRAAHARSPRR comes from the coding sequence GTGAGCGAACAAAACCAGATCGATGAGGCGTTCGGCGCAACACGCCCTTCAGAACGCACTGTGCGTTCGAGTATCGAACTTCCCTCCGATGCCGTCCCGCCTCTGCTGGGTTCCTCCGATGAGAATCTGCGCGCCTTGGAGCGGGTCTTGGATGCTGACATCCACGTTCGAGGCAACACGGTCACACTCACGGGTAAGGCAGGCGACGTGGCGCTCGCCGAACGTGTCATCGCCGAACTCGGTGCCATCGTCAGGCGCGGCCAGCCACTGGGTTCCGACGCTGTTCGTCGCACGGTCGGGATGCTCACGCAGGGCGTCAGCGAGTCGCCCGCCGAGGTGCTGACCCTGGACATTTTGTCGAGACGTGGCAAGACGATCCGGCCGAAGACACTCAACCAGAAGAGGTACGTCGACGCGATCGACGCGCACACCATCGTGTTCGGCGTGGGGCCCGCGGGCACGGGGAAGACCTACCTGGCCATGGCTAAGGCCGTGCAGGCGCTACAAACCAAGCAGGTGTCGCGGATCATCCTCACCCGTCCGGCCGTCGAGGCGGGCGAACGCCTCGGATTCCTGCCCGGCACCCTGCACGAGAAGATCGATCCGTATCTGCGGCCGTTGCACGACGCGCTCCACGACATGATGGACGCGGAGGCCATTCCCAAGCTGATGCAATCAGGAGTGATCGAGGTCGCGCCGCTGGCGTACATGCGCGGTCGCACACTCAACGACGCGTTCATCATCCTCGACGAGGCGCAGAACACCACCGCCGAGCAGATGAAGATGTTCCTCACTCGCCTGGGATTCGGGTCGAAGGTCGTGGTCACCGGAGACGCCACCCAGGTGGACCTTCCCGGAGGCTCGCGGTCGGGCCTGCGCGCCGCCACCGAGATCCTCGGAGGCATCGACGACATCTTCTTTGCCGAACTCAACAGCAGCGATGTGATCCGGCACCGTCTGGTGTCCGACATCGTCGATGCGTACGAGCGTTTCGAGGCGAACCGGGACGAGAAGGTCGAGTTCGGAAATCGGGCACAACGTAGAGCTGCGCATGCGCGTTCTCCACGGCGGTAG
- a CDS encoding 16S rRNA (uracil(1498)-N(3))-methyltransferase: MAATVFFLDPLPDVGHTAVLDGSEGRHAATVRRIGVGERIMLADGRGGLADTEVTAAAKDRLELAVHARRQISPPVPTVTVVQALPKADRSELAVELATEAGVDAIVPWQSSRCVARWEGPKVAKGVARWRSAAQAAAKQSRRAIVPEVSEPFRTPGVLSMVREVIGRGGVVAVLHESAAQSLAELSLRSVAEIVLVVGPEGGISDEEITALTEAGAVPVLLGPHVLRTSTAAAVALGALGVLTDRWGAAPLA, from the coding sequence GTGGCGGCGACGGTCTTCTTTCTCGACCCGCTACCTGATGTCGGGCACACCGCCGTGTTGGACGGTTCCGAAGGAAGGCATGCGGCGACCGTGCGCCGGATCGGTGTGGGGGAGCGGATCATGCTGGCCGACGGTCGCGGAGGTCTCGCCGATACCGAGGTGACGGCCGCGGCGAAGGATCGGTTGGAGTTGGCCGTTCACGCACGACGTCAGATCTCCCCGCCTGTGCCGACCGTCACTGTGGTGCAAGCACTTCCGAAAGCGGACCGATCCGAACTGGCGGTCGAGCTGGCCACCGAGGCGGGTGTCGACGCGATCGTGCCGTGGCAGTCGTCGCGCTGTGTGGCGCGATGGGAGGGGCCCAAGGTCGCCAAGGGTGTCGCGCGCTGGCGCAGCGCCGCTCAGGCCGCAGCGAAGCAGTCGAGGCGGGCGATCGTACCCGAGGTGTCGGAACCGTTCCGGACGCCGGGGGTGCTGTCCATGGTGCGTGAGGTGATCGGCCGAGGTGGAGTCGTCGCGGTGCTGCACGAGTCGGCGGCGCAGAGCCTGGCCGAACTCTCGCTGCGTTCGGTGGCCGAGATCGTGCTGGTCGTCGGCCCCGAGGGGGGTATTTCCGACGAGGAGATCACCGCGCTGACGGAGGCGGGTGCGGTGCCGGTACTACTCGGGCCGCACGTCTTGCGCACATCTACCGCGGCGGCGGTGGCGTTGGGCGCGCTGGGCGTACTCACCGACCGATGGGGCGCGGCGCCGCTAGCCTGA
- the era gene encoding GTPase Era has protein sequence MTRTEFRSGFVCFVGRPNTGKSTLTNALVGSKIAITSSRPQTTRHTIRGIVHRDHAQLILVDTPGLHRPRTLLGQRLNDLVQDTYSEVDVICLCIPADEKIGPGDRWILRQVRQVAPKTTIVGIVTKIDKVGKDAVGQQLLAVSQLLGPEADVVPVSAAAGEQVEVLVDVLASKMEEGPAFYPDGELTDEPEETLMAELIREAALEGLGDELPHSLAVVIEEVIPREGRTEKQGELLDVHALLYVERPSQKGIVIGKGGARLREVGTKARLQIEKLLGTKIFLELHVKVAKDWQRDPKQLGRLGF, from the coding sequence ATGACCAGAACCGAATTCCGTTCCGGATTCGTTTGTTTCGTTGGACGGCCCAATACGGGTAAGTCGACTCTGACCAACGCGCTGGTGGGCAGCAAGATCGCGATCACGTCTTCGCGCCCGCAGACCACGCGTCACACCATCCGCGGCATCGTGCACCGCGACCACGCCCAGCTGATCCTCGTCGACACCCCTGGCCTGCACCGGCCTCGAACTCTCCTCGGGCAGAGGCTCAATGATCTCGTGCAGGACACCTACTCCGAGGTCGACGTGATCTGTCTGTGCATTCCGGCGGACGAGAAGATCGGTCCCGGCGACAGGTGGATATTGCGTCAGGTGCGACAGGTCGCGCCCAAGACCACGATCGTCGGCATCGTGACGAAGATCGACAAGGTCGGCAAAGATGCCGTGGGACAGCAACTACTGGCCGTGTCCCAACTCCTGGGGCCCGAGGCAGACGTCGTGCCGGTGTCTGCCGCGGCGGGTGAGCAGGTGGAGGTCCTCGTCGATGTTCTCGCGTCGAAGATGGAGGAGGGCCCGGCGTTCTACCCCGACGGCGAACTCACCGACGAGCCCGAGGAAACGTTGATGGCCGAGCTCATTCGTGAGGCCGCGCTCGAAGGCCTCGGCGATGAGTTGCCGCACTCGCTGGCTGTGGTCATCGAGGAGGTCATCCCTCGCGAAGGCCGCACGGAAAAGCAGGGTGAACTGCTCGACGTGCACGCCCTGCTCTATGTCGAACGCCCGTCCCAGAAGGGCATTGTGATCGGCAAGGGCGGTGCACGCCTGCGTGAGGTCGGGACGAAGGCCCGGTTGCAGATCGAGAAGTTGCTCGGCACCAAGATCTTTCTCGAACTGCACGTCAAGGTCGCCAAGGACTGGCAGCGAGATCCGAAACAGCTAGGCCGCCTGGGCTTTTAG
- the hrcA gene encoding heat-inducible transcriptional repressor HrcA: MPSTDDRRFEVLRAIVADYVSTQEPVGSKALVERHNLGVSSATVRNDMAALESEGYITQPHTSSGRVPTDKGYREFVDRIADVKPLSNAERRAILDFLESGVDLDDVLRRGVRLLAQLTRQVAVVQYPTLSASSVRHLEVVALTPARLLLVLITDSGRVDQRIVELGEPLDDEDLSRLRSLLGGALDGKRLAAASIAASELANEAPDGLRDAVIRSATVLVETLVEHPEERLVLGGTANLTRNAADFAGIGGFPGSLRAVLEALEEQVVVLKLLAATQDAGTVTVRIGEETQVEQMRGTSVISTGYGAAGTVLGGMGVLGPTRMDYPGTIASVAAVARYIGQVLAER; the protein is encoded by the coding sequence ATGCCGAGTACGGACGACAGGCGGTTCGAGGTTCTCCGCGCGATCGTCGCCGACTACGTCTCCACGCAGGAGCCGGTGGGCTCGAAGGCGCTGGTGGAGCGGCACAACTTGGGTGTTTCCAGTGCCACTGTGCGCAACGATATGGCGGCACTCGAGAGCGAGGGCTACATAACCCAGCCGCACACGAGTTCCGGTCGTGTCCCGACCGACAAGGGCTACCGCGAGTTCGTCGACCGCATTGCCGACGTGAAGCCGTTGTCGAACGCCGAACGCCGCGCGATTCTCGATTTTCTCGAGTCCGGTGTCGATCTGGACGACGTTCTCAGGCGTGGTGTGCGCCTCCTCGCGCAACTCACCCGGCAGGTCGCGGTTGTGCAATATCCCACACTGTCGGCCTCGTCCGTGCGGCACCTCGAGGTGGTGGCGCTGACCCCCGCCCGCCTGCTGCTGGTGCTCATCACCGATTCGGGCCGGGTGGATCAGCGCATCGTCGAACTCGGTGAACCGCTCGATGACGAGGACCTGTCTCGGCTGCGCAGTCTGCTCGGTGGCGCGTTGGACGGCAAACGGTTGGCGGCGGCGTCGATCGCCGCCTCGGAGCTGGCCAACGAGGCCCCGGATGGTCTGCGTGACGCCGTGATCCGGTCAGCCACGGTGCTGGTGGAGACCCTCGTGGAACACCCCGAGGAGAGACTGGTTCTGGGCGGCACCGCAAACCTGACCCGCAATGCCGCAGACTTCGCGGGAATCGGCGGATTCCCGGGTTCGCTGCGAGCGGTGCTCGAGGCGCTCGAGGAGCAGGTGGTAGTCCTCAAACTACTGGCGGCCACCCAGGACGCGGGCACCGTCACGGTGCGGATCGGGGAGGAAACTCAGGTCGAGCAGATGCGCGGTACATCGGTCATCTCCACCGGTTACGGTGCGGCAGGCACGGTGCTCGGCGGGATGGGTGTGCTCGGACCCACTCGCATGGACTATCCGGGAACAATCGCGTCGGTCGCAGCCGTTGCGAGATACATCGGCCAGGTGCTCGCCGAGCGCTGA
- a CDS encoding cytidine deaminase codes for MAELSAEDAKLVVLARGAFGRTGSGQGAAVRDLDGRTYSAGAVALKSLTLTALQAAVSAAISSGAEGFEGAVVIGASADDQGIAALHEVSAQASVVFARPDGSVIEE; via the coding sequence ATGGCTGAATTGAGCGCCGAGGATGCGAAGCTCGTAGTACTTGCACGAGGAGCGTTCGGCCGCACCGGAAGTGGTCAAGGGGCTGCCGTTCGAGACCTCGACGGGCGCACTTACTCCGCGGGGGCGGTGGCGCTGAAGTCGCTGACGCTGACTGCACTGCAGGCCGCTGTTTCGGCGGCGATATCGAGTGGTGCCGAGGGGTTCGAGGGCGCCGTCGTGATCGGTGCGAGCGCGGATGACCAGGGGATCGCCGCGCTACACGAAGTAAGTGCGCAGGCGAGCGTCGTCTTCGCGAGACCCGATGGATCCGTGATCGAGGAGTAG
- a CDS encoding hemolysin family protein → MSSAIALIALAIVLVPLGGIFAAVDSALNTISSARIVEMAKDDRPGAKRVLRILSDRPRYVNLMVLLRILCEITATVVLVGGLIDLLEPAWALAITAIIMVLVDYVVIGVGPRTLGRQHAYSISLIASLPLQFIGTVLGPVSRLLILIGNAITPGKGFRQGPFASEIELRELVDMAQESGVVAAEERRMIQSVFELGDTPAREVMVPRTEMVWIESDKSAGQATSLAVRSGHSRIPVIGDNVDDVLGVVYLKDLVQQTYHSRDGGRGVPVRDVMRPAVFVPDSKPLDSLLAEMQRDRNHMAVLVDEYGGIAGLVTIEDVIEEIVGEIADEYDQDETPPVEDLGDGMFRVSARLPIEDLGELFGIELVNDEVETVGGLIGYQLGRVPLPGSEVESQGLILRGEGSPDVRGRVRVNTVFVQRIPVDESEDDATQESNDG, encoded by the coding sequence GTGAGTAGCGCCATCGCGCTGATCGCCCTCGCGATCGTCCTGGTCCCCCTCGGCGGCATCTTCGCGGCCGTCGATTCCGCTCTCAACACCATCTCGTCCGCACGCATCGTGGAGATGGCGAAGGATGACCGCCCCGGTGCCAAGCGGGTGCTTCGGATCCTGTCGGATCGCCCCCGCTACGTGAATCTCATGGTGTTGCTGCGCATCCTGTGTGAGATCACGGCGACGGTGGTGCTCGTCGGCGGGCTGATCGACCTCCTGGAACCAGCGTGGGCGCTTGCGATCACCGCGATCATCATGGTGCTCGTCGACTACGTGGTGATCGGGGTCGGCCCCCGCACGCTCGGCCGGCAGCACGCCTACTCGATCTCACTGATCGCGTCGCTTCCCTTGCAGTTCATCGGAACCGTGCTCGGTCCGGTCAGTCGCCTCCTGATCCTGATCGGAAACGCGATCACACCCGGTAAGGGCTTCCGCCAGGGACCGTTCGCATCCGAGATCGAACTACGCGAACTCGTCGATATGGCGCAGGAGAGCGGCGTGGTGGCTGCAGAGGAACGCCGAATGATCCAGTCGGTGTTCGAACTCGGCGATACGCCGGCCCGCGAGGTGATGGTGCCGCGCACCGAGATGGTGTGGATCGAGAGCGACAAGAGTGCAGGGCAGGCGACATCGCTGGCCGTCCGCAGCGGGCACTCGCGGATTCCGGTGATCGGCGACAACGTCGATGATGTTCTCGGGGTCGTCTATCTGAAGGACCTCGTGCAGCAGACCTACCATTCACGTGACGGCGGACGCGGTGTCCCCGTCCGCGACGTGATGCGCCCGGCCGTCTTCGTGCCGGACTCCAAGCCCCTCGACAGCCTCCTCGCCGAGATGCAACGCGACCGCAATCACATGGCGGTTCTGGTGGACGAGTACGGCGGCATCGCCGGACTCGTCACGATCGAGGACGTCATCGAAGAAATCGTCGGCGAGATTGCGGACGAGTACGACCAGGACGAGACACCACCGGTCGAGGATCTCGGAGACGGTATGTTCCGGGTGTCCGCCCGACTGCCCATCGAGGATCTCGGAGAGTTGTTCGGCATCGAACTCGTCAACGACGAGGTAGAAACCGTCGGCGGGCTGATCGGATATCAACTCGGCAGGGTTCCGCTCCCGGGATCGGAGGTCGAGTCCCAGGGGTTGATCCTGCGCGGTGAGGGTTCCCCGGATGTGCGCGGGAGAGTTCGGGTCAACACGGTCTTCGTGCAGCGTATCCCCGTAGACGAGAGCGAAGACGATGCCACACAGGAGAGCAACGATGGCTGA
- a CDS encoding coproporphyrinogen-III oxidase family protein, whose protein sequence is MSTIDDSRQESAGFVLPEQALTEIGNRPFGIYVHVPFCATRCGYCDFNTYTAGELGTSASPQSWMEGLRRELDFAAKMTGAPVVDTVFVGGGTPSLLGGDGLVDVLGAIRSSFSLAAGAEVTTESNPESTSPEFFDCLRSGGFTRISLGMQSAAPHVLKVLDRTHTPGRATAAAQEARAAGFEHVNLDLIYGTPGERDEDLDASLDAVLSAGVDHVSAYALIVEDGTALARKVRRGELPAPDDDVLASRYERIDARLTDAGLTWYEVSNWAREGGAARLASGAAGESRLASGARGEARCRHNLGYWDGGNWWGAGPGAHSHVSGVRWWNVKHPARYAEQLAAGRLPVGGSEQLTADDLHVERVMLTTRLRTGLPMAELDAGERRAAEEVVADGLLAREGDHFVLTDKGRLLADAVVRTVLQ, encoded by the coding sequence GTGAGCACTATAGATGACAGTCGGCAGGAGTCTGCAGGGTTCGTGCTGCCGGAGCAGGCGCTGACGGAGATCGGAAACCGACCGTTCGGGATCTATGTGCACGTGCCCTTCTGTGCCACGCGTTGCGGGTACTGCGACTTCAACACATACACAGCCGGCGAACTGGGCACGTCGGCATCGCCGCAGTCGTGGATGGAGGGGCTGCGCCGCGAACTCGACTTCGCCGCGAAAATGACGGGGGCTCCGGTCGTCGACACGGTATTCGTCGGAGGCGGTACCCCGTCTCTTCTCGGAGGCGACGGACTGGTGGACGTCCTCGGTGCGATCCGCTCGAGTTTCTCGTTGGCGGCCGGCGCCGAGGTGACCACGGAATCGAATCCGGAATCGACGTCGCCAGAGTTCTTCGACTGCCTGCGAAGCGGCGGATTCACGCGGATCTCGCTCGGCATGCAATCGGCGGCGCCGCACGTGCTCAAAGTCCTGGACCGCACCCACACGCCGGGGCGCGCGACGGCGGCGGCGCAGGAGGCGCGGGCGGCGGGGTTCGAGCACGTCAACCTCGACCTCATTTACGGGACACCGGGAGAACGAGACGAGGATCTCGATGCGTCGCTGGATGCGGTGCTCTCGGCGGGGGTGGACCACGTGTCCGCCTATGCGCTGATCGTCGAAGACGGCACGGCGCTGGCCAGGAAGGTCCGCCGTGGCGAACTGCCCGCACCCGACGACGATGTCCTTGCCTCGCGATACGAGCGCATCGATGCGCGCCTCACGGATGCGGGACTGACCTGGTACGAAGTGTCGAACTGGGCGCGGGAGGGCGGTGCAGCTCGCTTGGCGAGCGGAGCGGCGGGGGAATCTCGCTTGGCGAGCGGAGCGAGGGGGGAAGCTCGCTGCAGGCACAACCTGGGGTACTGGGACGGCGGGAACTGGTGGGGCGCCGGTCCGGGCGCGCACAGTCACGTCTCGGGGGTGCGCTGGTGGAACGTCAAGCATCCGGCGCGCTATGCGGAACAGTTGGCGGCGGGCAGATTGCCGGTCGGGGGAAGCGAGCAGTTGACTGCCGACGATCTTCATGTCGAGCGGGTGATGCTGACGACCCGGCTGCGGACGGGACTGCCGATGGCGGAACTCGATGCCGGGGAGCGGCGGGCCGCCGAGGAAGTTGTGGCCGACGGGCTGCTGGCGCGCGAAGGCGACCACTTCGTGCTGACCGACAAGGGACGACTTCTGGCCGATGCAGTGGTCCGGACCGTTCTGCAGTAG
- the dnaJ gene encoding molecular chaperone DnaJ, whose protein sequence is MARDYYATLGVDKKATDQELKRAYRKLARELHPDVNPDEAAQARFREISTAYEVLSDPEKRRIVDLGGDPLSAGGGGAGGFGGGFGGGGLGDVFEAFFGGGGGAGRGPRGRVQPGADALLRTKLTLAECATGVSKQVTVETAILCDVCTGSGTKGDSKPVRCETCGGAGEVQSVQRSFLGQVMTSRPCPTCRGVGETIPDPCTKCSGDGRVRARRDITVKVPAGVAGGMRIRLAAQGEVGPGGGPAGDLYVEVIEQPHEVFVRDGEDLHCTIRVPMIDAALGTAVTIDTIMDGPKEITIEPGTQPGAVTILRGHGMPKLRSGIRGDVHAHLEVVIPSRLDHKETKLLQELKGLRERDTAEVVSTQSQHSGGLFSRLREAFSGR, encoded by the coding sequence GTGGCACGGGACTACTACGCAACGCTCGGCGTCGACAAGAAGGCGACCGATCAGGAGCTCAAGCGGGCGTACCGCAAACTCGCGAGGGAACTGCATCCCGACGTGAACCCGGACGAAGCGGCGCAGGCCCGGTTCCGGGAGATCTCGACGGCCTACGAGGTGTTGTCGGACCCTGAGAAGCGGCGCATCGTCGATCTCGGCGGCGATCCGCTGTCTGCCGGCGGCGGGGGTGCCGGCGGTTTCGGCGGTGGTTTCGGGGGCGGCGGCCTCGGCGACGTGTTCGAGGCGTTCTTCGGCGGCGGGGGCGGCGCCGGTCGCGGTCCGCGTGGCCGGGTGCAACCGGGCGCCGACGCTCTCCTGCGCACCAAGCTGACATTGGCCGAGTGCGCGACCGGCGTGAGCAAGCAGGTCACTGTCGAGACCGCGATCCTGTGCGACGTCTGCACGGGTTCGGGAACCAAGGGCGACTCGAAGCCGGTGCGGTGTGAGACATGTGGCGGTGCGGGTGAGGTTCAGTCGGTGCAGAGGTCGTTCCTCGGCCAGGTCATGACTTCCAGGCCCTGTCCTACTTGCCGCGGTGTCGGCGAGACCATCCCGGACCCGTGCACCAAGTGCAGCGGTGATGGACGGGTGCGTGCCCGCCGCGACATCACGGTGAAGGTGCCCGCCGGTGTTGCCGGTGGGATGCGAATCCGGCTTGCTGCACAGGGTGAGGTCGGTCCCGGCGGCGGTCCCGCCGGAGACCTGTACGTCGAGGTGATCGAGCAACCGCACGAGGTGTTCGTCCGTGACGGCGAAGACCTGCACTGCACGATCCGGGTTCCGATGATCGATGCCGCTCTCGGCACTGCCGTCACGATCGACACGATCATGGACGGACCCAAGGAGATCACCATCGAGCCCGGGACCCAGCCCGGGGCGGTCACCATTCTGCGCGGGCACGGCATGCCGAAGCTGCGGTCGGGAATACGCGGCGACGTGCACGCACATCTCGAGGTCGTGATTCCCTCGAGGCTCGACCACAAGGAGACGAAGCTCCTGCAGGAACTGAAGGGCCTGCGCGAACGCGACACTGCGGAGGTCGTGTCGACCCAGTCCCAGCACAGCGGTGGGCTGTTCTCACGCCTGCGTGAAGCATTCAGCGGTCGCTGA
- a CDS encoding type II toxin-antitoxin system VapB family antitoxin: MIFKGVMDGKPYPDHRLSQRDWSKIPPRQLRLDEIVTTTKVLELDRLLSEDSTFYGDLFPHAVRWHGVIYLEDGLHRAVRSALRNRVVLHARVFDFDELPGMVTG, translated from the coding sequence ATGATTTTCAAAGGCGTCATGGACGGTAAGCCGTACCCGGACCACCGGCTGTCCCAACGCGACTGGTCCAAGATCCCTCCTCGGCAGTTGCGCCTCGACGAGATCGTCACCACCACCAAGGTTCTCGAACTCGACCGACTGCTGTCCGAGGATTCGACATTCTACGGCGACCTGTTCCCGCACGCCGTGCGCTGGCACGGGGTCATCTACCTCGAGGACGGGCTACACCGGGCGGTGCGTTCGGCCCTGCGCAATCGCGTCGTACTGCACGCGCGCGTCTTCGACTTCGACGAGCTACCCGGCATGGTCACCGGCTGA
- the ybeY gene encoding rRNA maturation RNase YbeY, translated as MSIEVSNESGMDVSEEELISVARFVIARMDVHPAAELSMVLVDSATMADLHMRWMDLPGPTDVMSFPMDELEPGGRPDSPEPGPSMLGDIVLCPSFASEQADRAGHPLGRELALLTVHGVLHLLGYDHAEPEEEKEMFGLQNQLLEGWYEDLRRAEIDAALAARDQKLLGKAGFFDSPDQ; from the coding sequence ATGAGCATCGAAGTCTCGAATGAATCGGGCATGGACGTCTCAGAAGAGGAACTGATCAGCGTTGCCCGTTTCGTGATCGCGAGGATGGATGTGCACCCCGCGGCCGAGCTGTCGATGGTCCTGGTGGACTCGGCGACGATGGCAGACCTCCACATGCGGTGGATGGATCTTCCCGGTCCCACCGACGTGATGTCGTTCCCGATGGACGAACTCGAGCCCGGCGGCCGGCCCGACTCCCCGGAGCCCGGACCGTCGATGCTCGGCGACATCGTGCTGTGTCCTTCCTTCGCGTCGGAGCAGGCCGACCGTGCCGGTCACCCGTTGGGGCGTGAACTCGCGCTACTCACCGTGCACGGCGTGCTTCATCTCCTCGGCTACGATCATGCCGAACCTGAGGAAGAGAAGGAGATGTTCGGCCTGCAGAATCAGCTGCTCGAAGGCTGGTACGAAGATCTACGCAGGGCCGAGATCGACGCCGCACTTGCTGCCCGGGATCAGAAGTTGCTCGGCAAGGCCGGGTTCTTCGATTCGCCGGATCAGTAA
- a CDS encoding alpha/beta hydrolase family protein: MDRIQIAYGPEPQQFGHFYLPEGQVAEPVPVVMIVHGGFWSGDYHLNLGTGFAVELARHGLAVWNVEYRRLGAGGGWPEMSADVIAALEAIAGPVAQRSPIPFDLNRIRVVGHSAGGQLAVWLAGESDLRLQPELVVSQAGALDLASAAERGRRIGYIEDLLGVPYEESPDVYRSASPHHRIPVGIPVVCIHGAEDTQVPAKVSVRYGKAAAAAGDPVAVHIVEGEDHFAFLNPGTQCWDISRTALMSGANHF; encoded by the coding sequence GTGGACCGCATTCAGATCGCATACGGACCCGAGCCGCAGCAGTTCGGGCACTTCTACCTGCCGGAAGGCCAGGTGGCCGAGCCGGTGCCGGTGGTGATGATCGTGCACGGCGGGTTCTGGAGCGGCGATTACCACCTCAACCTCGGCACGGGCTTCGCGGTCGAGTTGGCGCGTCACGGACTCGCGGTGTGGAATGTCGAGTATCGGCGACTCGGAGCGGGCGGGGGGTGGCCGGAGATGTCGGCGGACGTCATCGCCGCGCTGGAGGCGATCGCGGGACCGGTGGCGCAGCGGTCCCCGATTCCGTTCGACCTCAACAGGATTCGGGTGGTAGGTCACTCCGCTGGCGGGCAGCTCGCGGTGTGGCTCGCCGGTGAGTCGGATCTGCGTCTGCAGCCGGAGTTGGTGGTGTCGCAGGCCGGTGCGCTCGATCTCGCGTCGGCGGCGGAACGGGGTCGTCGGATCGGATACATCGAGGACCTTCTCGGGGTGCCCTATGAGGAGAGTCCCGACGTGTACAGGTCTGCGTCCCCGCACCACAGGATCCCGGTGGGAATTCCAGTGGTGTGCATACATGGTGCCGAGGACACCCAGGTTCCAGCGAAGGTCAGCGTCCGGTACGGCAAGGCCGCGGCCGCGGCAGGCGACCCGGTGGCTGTGCACATCGTCGAGGGTGAGGATCACTTCGCCTTCCTCAATCCCGGCACACAGTGCTGGGACATCTCACGGACGGCGCTCATGTCCGGTGCTAACCACTTCTGA